GTAAATTGCATCAGATCTCGAATTTGGGGTCTAACTGCACCAACAGGCCTACTTTCTTCACCTTTCCTAGTCACAGCTCTCGGCTATCCCAACAGAGGGCTCCAAGAACGGACTTGGGAGAGAACAACACCCCCATTCGAGAAGAGCACATTTTCACTTAGCTGCATCATTCATTACACTCGTTTAATTCAATGTTAGAATAACCTTTTTCCATTTGTTTCTACGGAGATTCATCTGCCAAACTTAATTCTGCCGCTGCGCTATCGTACGGAAACAAGTCAGATCCATGCGGCCCGAGATCCATCCATACGGGCCGACGGAGGTGAGCTCTGATCGATTAGCAACACCTGGATCCCAAAGTCTGTGCTGAGTCGCTTCATTCCGTCATTCCAACTGACGCTAGGAAGCTGCTCATCAGATCTTGGAAGCCGGCCCTATTACACGTTTGACATCGAACTTTcgttgtgtgtgtgtgtgggggggATGAATCGCGAATAATTAGATCATGACCATCGTGAGTCCACGAACGGCATACTTTCCGCCGGAGTCTGATATGTTGCCAACGGAGCTGCACCTGAGCCTCGCCTGAGCCTCTCTGTCAAAAATGTATACTTCCCGCCGGGCCCCGCTCCGTTGCCACCGGATCTGCGCGTAAACCTGTCCGCTGGAACTGTAACCGGATACTAAACACTGAGTGAAGAACGACCCAGAGAGTTTTGCAAACCCGAGAAGTTTGCCGATGCTGAACTCTTGAAACAGAAGGATGGCGACTGTTCTGATTGGACAAACTGGATGGAACAAATCGCAGTTCGAGTACGCGATGGCGACGTCACGTTGTTCCCACGTGCTTGCCCCGTCCTAAATCAACAAAAGTAATCCTGTGATGGCAGTATAGTTAATCAATGATTTGCAGGAACCGTCTGCAGTGAAGAGGTAAACCAAACACTGCTATGCTTATGTAATTGCCTGTTGTTTGCCTTCGTGACGATATGGCGTATTCCTCGAGGAATTCGAATAGTGGCTTGATGATACTCGTTCATAGTCCTCCAGATCACCAAAAGTGGAATAATGACTTGGTTGTGATACCAGAGCGGTGGGGTTCAGGAATGTTGTATGAATCGAGCGTGTTTCGCCAAAATCCCTGGAAACTACCCGTATGTGCTGAGTCTGGAGTCAGGATAGAGTCATGATGGCCAAAGACATGTGAAGCATCTATAGGTTAAATACCTCGGAATTCCACACGAAGAATGAACGAATGCTCTCTTCAGCAGCAGTCCTCTACGGGTCATTCTACCTTTCAACACTGCCTCCTCTAAACACTCAATTCAACGTGGTCGTTCCATCATGTCTTCTTTTCAGCAACTTGTTGAGAACTCTCAAGTGCCGAGCCTGCTGCTCTTCGGCCCACTTGCCCTTTCTTTCGACCAGGGGGCCCTCGACAGGCTATGCGAGGTAGTGTCGGGAAATGCCGAGTATAGCTGGATACTCGACACCTTGGCGAGCCTCCCTGAGCATTGGGAATCCATCACTGCTTCGATCCCAAGTCTCAAACAAGCCGACCCGAGACTGAAGAAGCAGTTGCAGGATATGCGAGACACCTTTCAAGCATCCAAGTCATGGCCTGATACGGGCTATCCTTTGCCCAATACCCTTCTCGTGCCCCTTGCTGTGGCCTATCAGATGACACAATACGCAGCCTTCATCAATCACACGGCCGGCTGGACAAGACTGGCCTCTGCAGACACAGAGACACTCGGTCTATGCACGGGGCTTCTGAGCGCCTTCGCTGTTTCCAGTGCCGGAGGCAACAAGGAGCTTTTCGCCAAGTATGGCGCCGTTGCCATgcgtctcggcctccttgtAGGCatggtcgtcgacgaacAAGACTCTTTGGAGCCGGCTAGATCCATCAGTGTGGCATGGAACTCAGCCGACGGCGGGGAAGAAGCCAGGCGAATTCTGGCGCTGGACGAGTTCCAAGGTGTAAGTTACAACATCGCGAGCCAACACCGTTCCCACCACCCAACCAGCATACACATACCCGGTTCCACCCACGCAACTCGACTCTTGTGAACTCAACAGTTAAAGATCCTTTGCTGACTGGACCATCATATCACTACAGACCTACATCTCCGTCTACTTCGATGAGACACGCGCCACCGTAACGAGCTCGCCCACAAAACTCCGGGCCTTGCAGCAGAGGCTAAGAGAGTCGTCGCTCATTTCATCAGAACTGGCCCTCGTCGGGCCGTTCCACGCCAAGCGCAACCTCGGGTGTCTGGACGCTCTCTTGGCATTCGCCGATAAGCATCCAGAGTTCCACTTCGCCGACACGAGGAAACTTGCCTTTCCCACTCGGTCAAACAGAGATGGATCCATCCTCGGTCAGAACATCCTGCATCACGAAGCACTCGAGTCCATCCTGGTCCATCCACCACAATGGTGGAAGACGTTCAGTGCCGCCAAAGACGCCCGGCTGCGTGTTGAtaccggcagcagcaacaacaacaacaacaacaacaacaacaactaCGTCGTTTCGTTTGGACCAGAGCGATGTGTTCCACCCTCACTTATGCGTCCGCTCCGGCAACATGTCGTACACCTTGCCGATCACGATCGTGCCCTGTTCAAGGCACTCCCCAGACACATTGCCGACTCCGACATCGCCGTGGTGGGCATGGCGTGCAAGGTGGCCGGCagcgacggcctcgaggagtTTTGGGACCTCCTCTGCAACGGAGAACCGCAGCaccaggagctcaaggaccAGCGGTTCAGCTTCCAAACGCCGTTCCGTCCGGCCGACGCCAAGCGCAAATGGTTCGCCAACCTGGTCGACGGGGCCGATCACTTTGACCACAAGTTCTTCAAGCGAAGCCCCCGCGAGAGCGCTACCATGGATCCCCAGCAGCGCTGGATGTTGCAGATCGCCTACCAGGCTGTCGAACAGTCTGGTTATTTCAATGCCGTCAGCCCCGAGAGGTCCGTTGGCTGCTACATCGGGCTCCGAGGAAACGACTACTACGACAACGTTGCCTGCCACCCGCCCAACGCATTCACGGCGACGGGTAACCTCCAGgccttcgtcgccggcaAGATCAGCCATCAGTTTGACTGGACGGGGCCGGCCATGACGATCGACACGGCTTGTTCGTCCtccctcgtcgccatccaCCAGGCGTGCCGGGCCATCATCGCTGGAGACTGCAACGCTGCTCTTGCGGGAGGCGCCCACATCATGACGAGCCCCTTGTGGTTCCAGAACCTGGCCGGTGCCTCGTTTCTGAGCACCACTGGCCAGTGCAAGCCGTTCGATGCTGCGGCCGACGGCTATTGCAgaggcgacggcgtgggCGCATTGTTCCTCAAGAGGCACTcccaggccatcgccgacggaGATCAGGTGCTGGGTGTCATCCCAGCAACCGCGGTACAGCAGAACCTGAACACCACACCCATCTTCGTCCCCAACGCGCCCTCGCTTTCCGATCTGTTCAGTTCCGTCACCACCCGAGCTGCCATCGCCCCCTCCCAGATTAGCGTTGTCGAGGCTCACGGCACTGGAACTGCGGTTGGAGATCCCGCCGAGTACAACGGCATCCGAAAGGTCCTGGGCGGGCCCGGCCGTGATAGCCCCTTGGTCCTTGGGTCCGTTAAATCCTTGGTGGGACATACTGAATGCGCTTCTGGTGTTGTGTCGGCAGTCAAGATCCTTCTCATGCTCCAAAAGGGTATGATCCCGCCGCAGGTGAACCTCAAGACCATCAACCCTGCTCTCGGAGCGTCACCGAGGGACAACATCCGCTTTGCAACCAGTCTGGAGCCCTGGAACGCGGACTTCCGCGCCGCTCTGATCAACAACTATGGCGCTTCGGGCTCCAACGCTTCGATGATCATCTCTCAGCCAACTGGGAAGAGAGCGTTGGACTCGCCTGCCGTTACAGGCAGATACCCGTTCTGGCTCActggcgccgacgatgctgCGCTCATTCGGTATGCCGGGGCCTTGGACACGTTCCTGAGCCGTCAGGACGGTCAAGAACACGCATCCTTGTCAAACGTCTCCTTCAACGTCGCCCGCCAGAGCAACCGTCAGCTCCAGAGGGCACTGCTCTTCACCGCCAAATCCGTGGGTGACCTCAGGCAAAGGTTGACCGCGTTCGCGGCGCGAGAGAGCTCCGCGGTCGTTCCAATCGATCGACCAGCGGCAAAGCCGGTTGTTCTTTGCTTTGGAGGGCAAACCTCGACCTTTATCGGTCTAGACAAGGATGTGTACGATCGAGCGGCAGTGCTGCGGAAGCATCTCGATGAGGTTGACGCCAGGGCTAAAGCTATTGGTGTCGAGTCCGTCTTCCCGGCCATCTTCGAACGGACACCCATCACAGACACGGTGGTGCTGCACACGACTTTGTTCGCGTTCCAATACGCCTCCGCAAAGGCCTGGATCGAGTCCGGCGTCAACCCTGTGGCAGTCGTGGGCCACAGCTTCGGAGAGCTCACTGCGCTTTGCATATCGGGGGCGCTTTCTCTTGACGACACCCTCAAGATGATTGTTGCCCGTGCCAGGCTCATCAGAGATTCCTGGGGAGCCGAGAAGggcgccatgatggcgaTCGAAGCTGATTTgagcgaggtcgagatgcTTCTTCACGATTCAGCCCAGTCGTGCCCTGCAGTGACACCCGCCACGATAGCTTGCTACAACGGACCCAGAAGCTTCACGCTCGCCGGATCTGTTGCCGCAATCGACGCCTTTGCCGACACCATCTCGAAGCGCGGCTCCTCGGCATTCCGGACCAAGAGGCTCAACGTATCCAACGCTTATCACTGCTCTTTGGTCGACCCGCTCACGGACCGCTTGGAGGAGAACGCCCGAGACCTGAATTTCCGCGAGCCCGTGATACCTCTGGAGTCGACCTCGCGCCTCTCGACCATGACCAAGACGCAATCAAGCTACTTCTCAGAGCACATGCGCTCGCCAGTCTTTTTCCACCAGGCCGTGGAGCGACTCCACAAGCAATATCCCTCGAGCATTTTCCTCGAGGCTGGCTCCAACTCTACCGTCACGTCCATGGCCGGCCGCGCGCTTGGAAACCCAACCGACTGTCACTTCCAGGGGATCAACATTACATGCTGTGACGATGGTTGGGACAAGCTCACGGATGCCACGGTCAATCTTTGGAAAGCCGGCCTCACTGCCAACTACTGGGGACACCATGCCGCACACACCTCTCAGCACACGCCGTTGTTGCTTCCTCCTTATCAGTTTGAGAAGTCGTCACACTGGCTGGAGCTCAAACCGGTTGCGCCGGCTGTAGAGGTGGTTGTCAGAGAGACTGCGCCCGAGGTGGTTCCCAGGAGCCTGATAAACTTCACTGGCTACCAGAAAGAGGGCGACAACAAGCCTTTGGCTCGATTCCAGATCAACACCGCCCTGGCCGAGTATGAAAAGACACTTTCCGGCCATGTGATTGCCCAGGAAGCCCCCATATGCCCGGCTACGATGCAGACTGGCTTCGTGCTCAACGCTCTGTCCAGCTTGAAGCCCGAACTGTCGAAGCTGGTGCCGCAGACGCATGGTGTGAAGTTCCTGTCACCCATTTGCCGCGACCCGGGAAGATCCCTTTGGATTGACGCGGTCGAGACGAAGGCCATGACTTGGGAATGGTCAATCTACAGCACAGCACGCAACGGGAACGGCCAAAAGACGATGCACACCTCGGGCCAGTTCGAGTATTCCTCGGTTGACAACAACTCCCTCTTGGCGGAAATCTCGCGCTATGAGCGTCTTTTCAGCTATCAGCGGTGCGTCGAGCTCCTGAACAGCAACAGCGTCGACAACGTGCTCGAGGCCCAGGTCATCTACATGCTCTTCTCCAACGTGGTTGAGTACGGCGAGGAGTTCAAAGGAGTCAAGAAGCTTGTAGGGAAGAATGACCAGTCCGCCGCCCACATCGTGCGTCTGAACACGCAGAACGAATCTTGGTACGACGCCCACCTCGCCGACACCTTCTGCCAACTCGGCGGCATCTGGGCCAACTGCATGGCCAACGACCGCCTGTCCGGCGAGGTCTTCATTGCGAACGGCATCGAGCAGTGGGTGCGCTCGCCTAGGGTATTGAAGCAGCCCTACCCGAGTGCTTTCCATGTCTACGCGACGAACGCTCGCACGTCCGACCGGGCGACCCTCACGGATGTCTTCATCTtcgacgccgcggacggATGTCTGGTCGAGGCCATCCTCGGCATTGGATACAGCAAGTGTCCCAAGGCGTCGTTGCAGAAGCTCCTGGCTCGCCTGACCGCTGGAGAATCAGGGGATGCATCTCCTGCCAGCGTTGAGAGATCCGCTCCCGTGCCGCTCCCGGGCACGACGACCGAACCACCAGCTCAGCATCAAGAGGCTGTCTCAAAGCAGCCCAAGCCAATCCAGGTCGAGAAGCCAAAGCAGGCGCCCAAGATTGATGTGATGCCCCGGGTCAAGGCCATCTTGGCTGATCTGTCCGGGCTGGAAATGGAAGAGATCAAGGACGACAGCCAACTCGCCGATCTGGGAATAGACTCGCTCGTGGGCATGGAGATGGCCCATGAAATCGAGGCCGCGTACGACATCACACTCCCCGAGAACGAGCTCATCGACATCCTAGACCTGCCTGGACTCATTGCGTGTGTCCAAAAGGCGTTGGGTGGCGGCAGCGCGGCCCTCGGGACTCCTAGGAGCCCTGCAGACAGCACCGATGACGATTGGCAAGATGGCGGGTTGAGTGCCTCGGACACTGACGTatcaacgccgccaagtTCGCCCGACATCATGGAGGCCGACGTCAAGAGAGGCGGTAAACAGGTCATGGACTACGCAAAGACCTCGCTCCTTGCTGTCGACAAGGTCATGGATGCCTTCAGCGACACCAAAAACCTGACGGATGGGAGAATTGCCGAGCAGGGGCAGACGGCATACGTCGAGGGCGCACTCCCCCGCCAGACAGAGTTGACTATTGCCCTCACCCTCGAGGCCTTCGAACACGTGAGCCAGTCGCCGCTACAGAAGCTCCGATCCGGTGAAACGCTGGATTTTGTGCCTCACAAGAAAGAGCAACGACCTTTGGTCCGGCATCTGTACCGTATGCTGGAGACGGAGACACAGACCATCGTGGTCAACAGCAACGACACCATCACTCGAACGGCAGTGCCTTTCCCAAAGATCAGGTCCAGCGAGGCCGTCTACCAAGAGCTCATGACACGCTTCCCAGACCAGAGCACCGCCAACAAGCTCACCAAGTACGCCGGCACCCACCTTGCCGAGGTCTTGAGCGGCAAGACGGACGGCGTGAAGCTCATTTTTGGCTCTGCCGAGGGCCGTGAGCTCGTCTCGGGTTTCTATGCCGACTGGCCACTGAACCAAGCCCTCTACAAGCTCATGGACGACTTCTTCAACGCCCTGATTCCCAGGCTCGACATAACCCCAGGCAGCGGCCCGCTTAAGATCCTCGAGATGGGTGCCGGCACTGGCGGGACCACGAAGCgactgctgccgctgctggcgcGTCTGGGCGTGCCTATCGAGTATACCTTTACCGATCTTGCGCCGTCCCTCGTGGCCGCTGCGCGGAAGAAATGGGGCAAGGAGTACCCGTTCATGAAGTTCCGGACACACGACATCGAGAAGGTGCCCGCTGACGACCTGATCGGGACGCAGCACATTGTGCTATCCAGCAACGCCGTCCACGCCACTCATAGCCTGGTCGTATCCACAGGCAACATCCGCAAGATGCTTCGGCCGGACGGCCTTCTACTAATGCTTGAGATGACGCGCACGCCCTACTGGGTCGACCTCGTATTCGGGCTGTTTGAAGGGTGGTGGCTCTTCGAGGACGGGCGCTCGCACGCGCTCACGCACGAGGACAGGTGGCGCAAAGACCTTCAGACAGCCGGATACGGCCACGTCGACTGGACCCAGGGCGCCACGGCCGAGAGTGAGATTGAGAAGCTGGTCATCGCCTTGGCGGACCCGGCTTCGGTATCAGGGTACGAAACCCATGCCCGCACCAGTGTTTCTCTGCCACGCGAAAGCAC
This sequence is a window from Colletotrichum higginsianum IMI 349063 chromosome 8, whole genome shotgun sequence. Protein-coding genes within it:
- a CDS encoding Beta-ketoacyl synthase domain-containing protein — protein: MSSFQQLVENSQVPSLLLFGPLALSFDQGALDRLCEVVSGNAEYSWILDTLASLPEHWESITASIPSLKQADPRLKKQLQDMRDTFQASKSWPDTGYPLPNTLLVPLAVAYQMTQYAAFINHTAGWTRLASADTETLGLCTGLLSAFAVSSAGGNKELFAKYGAVAMRLGLLVGMVVDEQDSLEPARSISVAWNSADGGEEARRILALDEFQGTYISVYFDETRATVTSSPTKLRALQQRLRESSLISSELALVGPFHAKRNLGCLDALLAFADKHPEFHFADTRKLAFPTRSNRDGSILGQNILHHEALESILVHPPQWWKTFSAAKDARLRVDTGSSNNNNNNNNNNYVVSFGPERCVPPSLMRPLRQHVVHLADHDRALFKALPRHIADSDIAVVGMACKVAGSDGLEEFWDLLCNGEPQHQELKDQRFSFQTPFRPADAKRKWFANLVDGADHFDHKFFKRSPRESATMDPQQRWMLQIAYQAVEQSGYFNAVSPERSVGCYIGLRGNDYYDNVACHPPNAFTATGNLQAFVAGKISHQFDWTGPAMTIDTACSSSLVAIHQACRAIIAGDCNAALAGGAHIMTSPLWFQNLAGASFLSTTGQCKPFDAAADGYCRGDGVGALFLKRHSQAIADGDQVLGVIPATAVQQNLNTTPIFVPNAPSLSDLFSSVTTRAAIAPSQISVVEAHGTGTAVGDPAEYNGIRKVLGGPGRDSPLVLGSVKSLVGHTECASGVVSAVKILLMLQKGMIPPQVNLKTINPALGASPRDNIRFATSLEPWNADFRAALINNYGASGSNASMIISQPTGKRALDSPAVTGRYPFWLTGADDAALIRYAGALDTFLSRQDGQEHASLSNVSFNVARQSNRQLQRALLFTAKSVGDLRQRLTAFAARESSAVVPIDRPAAKPVVLCFGGQTSTFIGLDKDVYDRAAVLRKHLDEVDARAKAIGVESVFPAIFERTPITDTVVLHTTLFAFQYASAKAWIESGVNPVAVVGHSFGELTALCISGALSLDDTLKMIVARARLIRDSWGAEKGAMMAIEADLSEVEMLLHDSAQSCPAVTPATIACYNGPRSFTLAGSVAAIDAFADTISKRGSSAFRTKRLNVSNAYHCSLVDPLTDRLEENARDLNFREPVIPLESTSRLSTMTKTQSSYFSEHMRSPVFFHQAVERLHKQYPSSIFLEAGSNSTVTSMAGRALGNPTDCHFQGINITCCDDGWDKLTDATVNLWKAGLTANYWGHHAAHTSQHTPLLLPPYQFEKSSHWLELKPVAPAVEVVVRETAPEVVPRSLINFTGYQKEGDNKPLARFQINTALAEYEKTLSGHVIAQEAPICPATMQTGFVLNALSSLKPELSKLVPQTHGVKFLSPICRDPGRSLWIDAVETKAMTWEWSIYSTARNGNGQKTMHTSGQFEYSSVDNNSLLAEISRYERLFSYQRCVELLNSNSVDNVLEAQVIYMLFSNVVEYGEEFKGVKKLVGKNDQSAAHIVRLNTQNESWYDAHLADTFCQLGGIWANCMANDRLSGEVFIANGIEQWVRSPRVLKQPYPSAFHVYATNARTSDRATLTDVFIFDAADGCLVEAILGIGYSKCPKASLQKLLARLTAGESGDASPASVERSAPVPLPGTTTEPPAQHQEAVSKQPKPIQVEKPKQAPKIDVMPRVKAILADLSGLEMEEIKDDSQLADLGIDSLVGMEMAHEIEAAYDITLPENELIDILDLPGLIACVQKALGGGSAALGTPRSPADSTDDDWQDGGLSASDTDVSTPPSSPDIMEADVKRGGKQVMDYAKTSLLAVDKVMDAFSDTKNLTDGRIAEQGQTAYVEGALPRQTELTIALTLEAFEHVSQSPLQKLRSGETLDFVPHKKEQRPLVRHLYRMLETETQTIVVNSNDTITRTAVPFPKIRSSEAVYQELMTRFPDQSTANKLTKYAGTHLAEVLSGKTDGVKLIFGSAEGRELVSGFYADWPLNQALYKLMDDFFNALIPRLDITPGSGPLKILEMGAGTGGTTKRLLPLLARLGVPIEYTFTDLAPSLVAAARKKWGKEYPFMKFRTHDIEKVPADDLIGTQHIVLSSNAVHATHSLVVSTGNIRKMLRPDGLLLMLEMTRTPYWVDLVFGLFEGWWLFEDGRSHALTHEDRWRKDLQTAGYGHVDWTQGATAESEIEKLVIALADPASVSGYETHARTSVSLPRESTPADCAARQAVVDRFVAELVEDFDAATRGDSAYLGISAPPTPGTTVLITGATGSLGSHLVEVCALMPSVARVVCLNRRSKEERDPANRQRQAMDEKGIPLSGQAAAKMVVLEADLSKPQLGLTETDYAQLVRSTTHIVHNAWPMCFKWSVKRFEPNMQGLLNLLILSHHAADHRRRHGNPGFQMTFQFISSIAVVGHYPYRTGKAAVPEERMCFSSVLPTGYGDAKYVCERVLDETLHRDTDRYHAMSVRLGQIAGSSKTGFWNMTEHVAFMLKSSQTLKALPDFGEKGVMSWTPVDVVAQTCADLLFQPSSGHAKREQSCHPIYHIDNPIRQSWSDAIRVLAKTITPGASLQVLPFKEWTRLVREYTPPASVGKEKPGPEMKNPAKLLIDFLEDDFERMSCGGVLLGTAHAREHSRTLAGFGAVSEEYLELVIGSWRQRGFLE